From the Theobroma cacao cultivar B97-61/B2 chromosome 2, Criollo_cocoa_genome_V2, whole genome shotgun sequence genome, one window contains:
- the LOC18610234 gene encoding cytochrome P450 78A5: MTLEYGFLLFHSPSLSFEAFLWAVLLVGIIALWLSPGGLAWARFRSKASFAIPGPLGFPLLGLLTVFTGSTPHRVLAKLAKTIKAVKLMAFSVGFTRFIISSDAETAREILNNSAFADRPVKESAFELLFHRAMGFAPYGEYWRNLRRISATHLFSPKRIAGFAGFRQEIGVKLVEEVRCLMEAKGEVLVKKVLHFSSLNNVMATVFGKKYDFEMTGEGLELEDLVSEGYELLGIFNWSDHFPFLCWLDLQGVRTRCRKLVAKVNVFVGKIIEEHRLKRVNGDLEDDGSEVGDFVDVLLDWEKHEKLNDSDMIAVLWEMIFRGTDTVAILIEWILARMVLHPEIQSKVQAEIDAVVGNTKQVSDSDVPNLPYLQAIVKETLRMHPPGPLLSWARLAIHDVHVGDNFVPAGTTAMVNMWAITHNEEVWAEPEKFKPERFLEADVSIMGSDLRLAPFGSGRRVCPGKAMGLVTVHIWLAQLLQAFKWVPCQDGDVDLTEHLKLSMEMKNPLVCKAIPRVA; encoded by the exons ATGACCCTGGAATATGGTTTTCTGTTGTTTCACTCACCTTCGTTGAGCTTTGAAGCGTTTCTTTGGGCGGTTCTTTTGGTTGGAATCATTGCCTTGTGGCTTTCTCCAGGGGGGCTTGCATGGGCTCGTTTCAGGTCCAAGGCGAGTTTTGCAATCCCTGGTCCACTCGGGTTCCCGCTCCTCGGGTTACTCACTGTGTTTACTGGCTCCACCCCTCATCGAGTTCTTGCTAAACTTGCTAAAACCATTAAGGCAGTGAAATTGATGGCTTTCTCTGTCGGATTCACTCGATTTATCATTTCCAGTGACGCTGAAACTGCAAGGGAGATTCTTAACAACTCAGCTTTTGCTGATAGGCCAGTGAAGGAGTCGGCCTTTGAGCTTTTGTTTCACAGGGCAATGGGTTTTGCTCCATATGGAGAGTATTGGAGGAATTTGAGAAGAATCTCAGCCACCCATTTATTTAGTCCCAAGAGGATTGCTGGCTTTGCAGGATTTAGACAAGAAATTGGTGTCAAGCTGGTGGAAGAGGTCCGGTGTTTAATGGAAGCAAAAGGTGAGGTTTTGGTCAAAAAGGTGCTTCATTTTTCGTCTTTGAACAATGTGATGGCGACTGTGTTTGGTAAAAAGTATGACTTTGAGATGACTGGAGAAGGGTTAGAGCTTGAGGATCTTGTGAGTGAGGGGTACGAGTTGTTGGGGATATTTAACTGGAGtgatcattttccttttctgtgCTGGCTAGACTTGCAAGGAGTAAGGACAAGATGTAGGAAATTGGTTGCAAAAGTTAACGTCTTTGTCGGGAAGATAATAGAAGAGCATAGGCTGAAAAGGGTTAATGGGGACTTGGAAGATGATGGTAGTGAAGTTGGTGACTTTGTTGATGTGTTACTTGATTGGGAGAAGCATGAGAAACTCAATGACTCCGATATGATTGCTGTTTTATGG GAGATGATATTCAGGGGTACTGATACTGTGGCAATCTTGATAGAATGGATTCTAGCTAGAATGGTTTTGCACCCAGAAATCCAATCAAAGGTTCAAGCTGAGATTGATGCTGTTGTTGGCAACACAAAGCAGGTGTCAGATTCTGACGTTCCAAATCTGCCTTATCTTCAAGCCATTGTGAAGGAAACTCTTAGGATGCATCCACCAGGGCCCCTTCTCTCATGGGCTCGCCTGGCCATCCATGATGTTCACGTTGGTGATAATTTTGTTCCAGCAGGCACAACAGCAATGGTGAACATGTGGGCAATAACTCATAATGAAGAAGTGTGGGCAGAGCCAGAAAAGTTCAAGCCAGAGCGTTTCCTGGAAGCAGATGTGAGCATCATGGGGTCTGATCTTAGGTTGGCTCCTTTTGGTTCCGGTAGGAGGGTTTGCCCAGGGAAAGCCATGGGTTTGGTGACTGTTCATATCTGGTTGGCTCAGTTACTTCAAGCTTTCAAATGGGTTCCCTGTCAGGATGGGGATGTGGACTTGACTGAACATTTGAAACTCTCCATGGAGATGAAGAACCCTCTGGTTTGCAAGGCTATACCTAGGGTTGCTTGA